Genomic DNA from Bacteroidota bacterium:
TTGTAGAATTATTGAAATTTCAACTATACTTGTATCAAAAACAGCCTCGCAACTATCTGTAACTATTTGAGTTACAATATAGTTTCCTTCGGAGGCATAAGAATGTTCAGGGTTTTGAAGATTTGATGTACTACCATCGCCAAAATCCCAGAAATAATCAAAGGAGTTTGTTGAGCTATCGGTGAAAACTACATCCAAATCGTTAATAACAAAATTAAAACTTGAAATAACATTTTGAGTTTCAAGTATTTCTACAAACAAATCTCGCGATTGGGATGGACATAGATTATTTGTGTTTATTCCAAGAGTAAACCCACCGTTAAAAATATCGTCAATTGAAGGAGTGTAAAATTCCGGCGAAAGAATGCCATTTCCTGAACTTGACAAAATTCGAAATCCTAAATCAGGAGTTAAAACAAAATCTTCGTTTGGACAAATTTTTACACTGCCGAGAGTAATATTCCACTCAGGCAAACTATCTAATACAGTGCTTGTTGCAATTGCTTGAAAATTTTCGGCATCAGCCTGATTGATTGTTCCATAATAAGGAATAGAATTTAAACTATCCTGAAAAATGCTTGAATAAAAAACACAAGCTGCCAAATAGCTTCCCTCTGCATTAGGATGATAATCGTCCGTAGCATACAAGTTTAGCAATGGAAGTTGTTGTCTTGCAGTTTTCCATGCCATTCCAACAGGCGAAATAAGTGCACTCAAAGAATCTGCGATTTCAGTATATCCTTCTCTAAGTCGTTGTTGCATAGCTTCGTAAGAATCTGTTCCTCCTTGTTGAAGAATTCCAAGGTCGCCGTTTTTATGTCCCCAAGTCATAAAGAACATTGTTTCCGTACATAAATTATTTTGATGGATCAATTCGTCTAATAAAATAGCATAGGGATACATTTGAGTTTCCCTTTCGGGATACCATGAAGGAAGCTGGCTTTGCTCCTGTAGAACTACAAAATCCCAATCTTTAGAGTTGATTTTGTCAAGCGTTTGTTGATAAACACTATGTTGTTGAAGGGTATATCCTCCCGGCGTACTTTGATCTACAAAAACAGTTTTCCCTGCTTCTGTTGCCAATTCTCCAAATGTTGTTGGCATATTATTAAAAAATGAAAAACTATTTCCAATAAACAAGATTTTTGTGGTGTCGCCTTGCGAATGACTAACTGTTGAAACTAACAAGACAATCAATGTAGTAAATATAAAATTAAATTTCTTTCTCATTTCAAAACCATCTCAATTTATAAATCAATAAAATTCAAATCAAAAGTATTGAAAAAAATTGAATTCTTGATGATTTCATTAACAATTCTTTTTGAGATATTAATTACAATTTTAGTACAAACATTCAAAAATTATTCATGTGAAATTGGCACAATTGCTGGGTTCGGGTTTACTGTAATTGTTAAATTTATTGTAGTTGAACATCCGACTGAATCAGTGCCTGTAATTGTGTAAATTGTTGTAATTGCCGGATTTGCGGCTGGGTTTGCAATGTCAGGTAAATTTAAGCCGGTGCTTGGTTGCCACAAATAAGAACTTGCTCCTGAAATCAATAAATTAACAGTTTCTCCAAGACAAATTTCGGGATCGACAGGTGAAACTATTAAATCGGGGACAGCTAATTCAACAATCGTAATAGAATCAATAATTTGACATAAGTTTGAATCGCTGATAGTTATACTATAGGTCCCTGAAAACAGATTTGTCAAGTCTTCAGCTGTGCTTCCATTCGACCATTGAAACGAGTAGGGAGTGATTCCTCCAAAAACTGAAATGTTTATGAAACCAGAATTTGTATCTGCACAAATACTTTCGCTCGAAGTGTAAGTGAAGTAGGAACTATCAGGCTCCGAAATTGTTGTGAAATCGACAATATTACATTCGTTTGAATCTGTTATGAAAACGAAATAAGTTGCCGGCAACAACGAATCTATATCCTCCGAGGAATTGCCGTTAGACCATAAAATTGAATAGGGAGCTGTTCCTCCTATAACAGATAAATCTATTGAACCGTCCGCAATACCATAACAACTAACATTTGATATGTCGAAATCGGCATTTAATTCTAATTCACTGATTTTTGATATGAAAATATCTTTATCGCCAGAGCTGGAAAGTGAAATTGTATCAAAATCTAAGGTATTCTCAAATTCTCCGCAAACAAAAATATTCGTGGAGTTATCTGTACAAATAGCATTTCCTATATCAGAACCTTGCCCAGTGCCCTCCTCAATCCATAAAACTGTTCCGGCTGTGTTTATTTTTGAAACGAAAACATCCATATCAGTAGCCCCTGAAATTGCATGATTTCCGAAACTGAAGGAATTTATGTAAGAGCCTGAAATATATGAATTTCCGTTATTATCAGTAAAAATACTTCCTGAACTAATTTCACCGGAACTGTTAGATTGTTTAAGCCATTCTATTCCACCATTAGTGGAGTATTTTGCAATAAAAAAATCGTTAATACCAGAACTATTGATTGAAAATCCTGAAAAATTTGCTGTGCCATTAAAATGACCAAAAACATATGTATTTCCCGATTGGTCGGATGAAATTGATATTCCTTCGTCTGTTGCTATTCCACCTGCTTGTTTTGCCCAAAGAAAAGTGTTGGAATTGTGATACTTAGCAATAAATATATCTTTGTTTCCAAAGCTTGTAAAATTTGTACTTCCAATGCTTATTGAATCTTCAAAATAGCCGGTAACTATTATATTATTTGAGATATCAATTGTTATTTCGTTTGCCGCATCGTTGAAAGCTCCTCCTTCGTCGATAACCCATTGCAGATTGCCCAGACTATTATATTTTGCAATGAAAATATCTTCGGATCCATTACTTGTAATATTAGAAAAGCCAAAATTTGCTATGTTCTGAAAGTTTCCGCAGATATAGGCATTATTTGATTGGTCTATAGCAATTGAATTTGAAATATCGTTTCCCGAACCACCGGCTTTTTGTGCCCACTGATAAGCTCCCTGATCATCGAATTTTGCAATAAAAATATCGCTGCCACCAGAATTGCTTAATAAATTTCCATCGAAACTAATTGAGTTATAAAAATATCCCGTTATATATATATTGTTTGCTGCATCAATGGCAATGTCTTCGCAGTACTGATTATTTGCACCATTTGCTTGTAAAGCCCAAATTGTATTACCATCAGAATCGTATTTTGCAACAAAAACATCTGTTCCTCCGGTGCTGATTAAGCTAATTCCTCCAAAAGTGGCAGTTCCCGAAAAATGACCTGTTGCATAAACATTGCCATTGTCATCGCAAGCTATACTTTTTGCAATATCTTCGGCAGTACCGTCATTTTGCTTTGCCCAAATCCAAACAGGGGAGCTACAATCGAAAGCAAAGATTTCTGTACTCAAAGTAGCAATACATCCATTATTGTCAGTAACACTGACTGAATATGTTCCTGGAGGCAAATTTGAAATATCTTCGGTAGTAGCTCCGTTCGACCATAAAAATGTGAAAGGAGAAACACCATTTGTAATTGTTAAATCAATTTCTCCATCAGAGGATAAACTATTGGTGATTTGTGTAATGTTAGCACTTAGAACTATTCCGGGTGGTTCGGCAAGAAAAAAAGTGTCGATTTGAATACATGAATGTTGATCGCTAACACTTAGATAGTATGTTCCCGAATTTAGATTGTTTATATTCTGGCTTGTGGCTCCGTTTGACCACAAATAATTATATGGCGAGAAACCATTAGAAGCAAAGATATTAATTTCTCCGTCGTTATTTCCAAAACAAGAAACTTGAAATCCATTATAGTCTGATACAGATGATAAAATAATTATTGCATCGGGTTGAGTAAGAATTATAGAATCTGACTGAATTACTTGATTTGTAGTAATTAAGGAAGCCAGAGCGCTTATTCCATTTCCTACATAATTTCCTTGATTAGGGAAACCAATAGTTTGGTAAGTTGGAGTGGCATAATATTCATATCCACTTAAGTTGTCCCATATTATCCATTTAAAAACTTCAAAATTTTCAAACCCATTGTCGAAACCTGCTTCGGCTCCCCATGTTGTAATAGCATCGGTGTTTCCTGTCCATTCAATATATCCACCACAATTAGTGTATCCCGCAGAATCGTAGAAAACTCCAATTAAACTACCGGAGCTTATAGAAGCTCCATTTACCTCGATATTTATTGTGTTTTGTATCAAAATTGTATGATTTGCTGATGTCTGGTTTACATACCAACTTATATTTGAATTTGCTATAATCTCAGCAGAATCGGAATAAAATTCACAAGAGTTTGCATCAGTTACAGTCAAATTATAAACTCCTGCCGGAATATTAACTAAATCTTCGGTAGTCTCTCCGTTAGACCATAAATATGAATATGGAGTAAGACTTCCACTCACAGTAATGTCGATAGTTCCATCCTCTGCACCATAGCAGGAAACCGAATATCCATCGAAATCAGATAGAGAATAAATAAGCTCAATGGGAGGGGGTTGAGTTAGATTTGCATAAGTAAATGTAGCCTGCGTACAAGTTGCCGATAATGATTCAAGTGCACTAATTCCGTTTGAGGTAAAATTTCCGAGTTGAGGAAATCCGCTGGTTTGATAGCTTGCAACTGCCTGACATTCAGCACCAGTTGAAGCGTCCCAAATTATCCATTTAATCTCTTCGTTTGCAGCAAATCCGTTATTCATACCTTGCTCTGTTCCCCAGGCTGTTATCGAAAAAGTAGTTCCTGTCCATTGAGCGTAGCCTCCACAATTTAGGCTTGTACCCGAATTGTAAAATACTCCTATATAATCTCCTGCTTCAACAGGCATTCCATCAATGCTTGCATTAATTGAATTTTGAACTAATATAACATGATTTGATCCCGTATTAAAATAGGTCCAATTTGGAATAGTATCTATTAGCAATTGCGAAGAATCAGAAAAAAGAGTGCAATTATTTTGGTCTGTAATCGACAGAAAATAAAATCCTGCTGTCAGACCACTTATATCTTCGCTGGTTGCACCATTGCTCCACAGAAATGAATAGGGAGAAACACCTCCTTCGGGAGTAATATTAATATATCCTGTATTTTCACCATAGCAACAAATTGAGTATCCATTGCATTCAGAAATTTCAATGCTTGCAATCAAATCGTCTGGTTGATTGACATTAACTAAAGTTTGAAATAGCGATGTGTCATTTACTGTAAGTGAAGCTAAGCCTGAATTTCCATTATCAAAATACAAACTATCGTTAGAAAATACTCCGGTCAAATCGTAGATTGCTTCTCCTGTGTATATATAGCCAAGTGTAGATTGCCAAATCTTGTATTGAAACTTTTCGTAGGGAGCAAAACCATTGTTTAATCCTATTTCGGAACCATATGCAATCAATGCTATGGATGTTCCATTCCACTGTACATATCCACCACAAGCGAGAGTTCCTAACGAATCGTAAAAAACACCAATATAATCTCCATTGCTAATTTGAGTTCCTCCGATGGAAACATTAAATGAGCTTAAAATAACAATTGCATGAGAGTTTATGGTTGAGGAATAGTTCCATGGCATTGTTTGAGAGCTTTCGCCAATAAATCCATCGAAGCTGCAATTGTTTGCATCAGAAACTATTGCATAATATGTTCCAACACCAATATTTGCTAAGTTTTGAGTTGTTGCTCCATTTGACCACATAAATGAAAATGGTGAAATTCCTCCGGAAACATTCAGGTTTACAATTGCATCTTCTGCACCAAAACAACTTACATTATAGCCATTGAAATCGGTAATGACAGAGGCACTTGCAATAATTTGGTCAGGCGAATTTAATAGAATGTTTTCCACTACTATACAAGAATTATTGTCGGTAACTGATACAAAATAGTTACCTGCTGTAAGGTTCGACCTATTTTGAGATGTTTCTCCATCGTTCCATAAAAAACTATATGGTGTATTCCCTCCGTTTACCGAAAGGACTATAGCTCCATCATTGTTTCCAAAGCAAGAAGTATGATAACCATTGTAGTCTGAAAAGTTAAATGTAATATTCATTGAGTCCGGCTGACTAAGAGTTATGAAACCGGCTTGAACAGTATCTGAAAAAAATGTACAAGCATTTGCATCAGTAATCGTCAAATTATATTCACCTGCATTTAGATTGCTTATATCTTCGGTAGTTTCACCATTCGACCACAAAAATGAATATGGAGAACTTCCTCCGGAAACAGTAATATCAATAGTTCCATCATTAGAACCTGGACATGATACTGAATACCCGGAATAGTTCGATAATGTATATGTAACATTTATGAAGGTAGCTTGAGTTAAATTTGCATAAGTTTCAGCGGAGAGCACACAATTTGCCACCAATGATTCTAGTCCGCTAATTCCATTCGCAGTAAAATTTCCAAAATGCGAAAATCCTGCAATTTGATATGAAACACTTGCATGACATTCTATTCCTGTAGAAGCATCCCAGATTATCCAATTTATTTCTTCATTTGCTGCAAATCCATTATTCAGTCCGGCTTCTGTTCCCCAGGCTGTTACCGACAAAGTATTCCCTGTCCATTCTTCAAAGCCTCCGCAGTAGTAACTTCCGTTTGAAAAATAAAAAGCTCCAATATAGTCTCCTGCTTCAATTTGAATTCCATCAATTGTAATTGGAATAGAATTTTGTATTAAAAAAATATGATTGCTACCTGTATTTGAAAAAGTCCAGCCCGGAACAGAATCTATCACCATTTGCGAAGAGTCTGTGTAAAGAGTACAATTATTTTGGTCGCTAATAGTAACACTATAAAAACCGGCACTGATTCCATTTAAATCTTCGGTTGTTGTTCCATTTGACCAAAGATAAGAATATGGTGAAATACCACCTTCGGGCGAAAGATTAATAAATCCATTGCTATCTCCATAGCAACAAACTGAATATCCGTTGCATTCAGAAATTTCTATGCTTGAAAACATTTCTGTTGGCTGACCAAGAATTGCTAATGTTTGAAACATTTCTGAATCATTTACGGTTAATGAAGCTAATCCGGAGTTTCCATTATCATAATAGGTACTGTCATTTGCAAATATTCCAGTTGTGTCGTATTCAGCTTTGGCTGGGTAAATGTAACCTAATGTAGATTGCCAAATTTTATATTTGAATTTTTCATTCATTGCAAAACCACTATTGAGGCCTGCATCGGCTCCATAAGCAATTAATGCAATTGATGTTCCAGTCCATTCTACATAGCCGCCACATGCAAGTGTTCCGAGAGAATCGTAAAATACACCAATATAGTCGCCATTAATAAGTGATGCTCCTCCTATAGAAACATTGAATGTGCTTAAAATAATTATAGCATGTGAATTTATCGTTGTTGAATAATTCCATGGCATTGTTTGCGAACTCTCGCCCTCAAATCCATCGTAAATACAATTGTTTTGGTCGGAAATTAATGCGTAATAAGTTCCTACTCCAACATTTGTAAGATTTTGACTTGTTGCGCCATTAGACCATGAAAATGAATATGGTGGAATCCCACCGGAAATATTTAGTCCAATAGCTGCATCCGTAGCATTATAGCAGCTAACATCATAGCCATTATAATTTGTTAATACTACAGCTGCTGCATTAATTTCTTCCGGTGCAGTAAGTTCTATGGTTTCTATTGAAAAACAAGAATTACTATCGCTTGTAGCAACAGTATAGATTCCTGCGGGCATATTTGTTCTGTTTTGATCACTTGCTCCATCAGACCACAAAAAATTGAAAGGGCTTGTTCCATTAATTGGATTTATAATTATGAAACCGTCTGAAGCATTTACACAACTCACCTCAAATCCACCATATGATGATGTTAAAACTGATAAGAGCGGAACCAAGTCAATTTGTACGATTACGGAAGTATCTGCACCCTCCAAATTTGAAACTATACAGAGATAATCTCCAATATTACCGAAGGAGACAGTATTTATATTCAAAATGCTATCGTTTGCTCCAGAAATGTTGCTTCCATCGAATTGCCATTGAAAACTCATAGGGGCACTACCGGTTGCCGAAACCGAAAAGCTAATATTGCCTCCAATACATGTTAATTGGTTTTGTGGCTCCACAATTATTTCCGGAATTTGTTGTGTGCTCCGAGATTTGATAATTTCATTTTTTTTATTGTCATTTGAAGCTTCAAACGCAAAACTATCTGAAAAAGAATCTGATTTTTGTTCCTTAAAAAAAGAGTAATTCATATTATTATTTGCTACTTGCAAGGATTTTTTTTGAGAAAATACACTGCCCGCAAACATTAATAATAAAATACAAGTTTTTATTTTAAACATATAAATAATCAAATATTTCTATACAAAAGTATGATAATATTTTTTCTCTTAATAAAAATTTGGCAATTTGAAATTATTATGCTGAACAATATATGTCTCAATCCTAAGAAGGCAGATATCCCACCGATCTTGAGAATTTGAAGAGAATTCTGTATTCTCAGGAATGCGAATTGGTTTAATTTATCAGATGAATAGAACAAAAAAAACTTTGTGATATTGACAAATATTAAACGAAAGTCCTGAAAGGAAGGATTGTTATAGCTCAGGTTGTAAACCCTGAGAATGTTATACCATCACCATTTTTATGAAGCCTGAAAGACTTATTGAGTTTTTAATAGTTAATCAATTTATCAGTAAAAATGATACCATCAACATTAATTTTCAGGATATAGACTCCAGCAGGAAGAAACTTTGTTTCAATTTTTGCATTATACACAAGATTATTAAACTCTTGTTTTTTTATTAATAAACCTGATGTGTTAAATATTTCATAGTATGAAATTTGATTTTCTGATTTAATGAAAACATCTTGCTCATTTGCAGGATTTGGGTAAATCTGTATTCCGTTTTCTCTTGCTAAATTATTAGATATGTTAGTGTTACTACTATCAACCACCAAAAATTGTCCCATCATACCTCCATCTTCATGAACTAACATATGGCAATGATACATATATGGAATCTCAGTATTTGCAAAATCATCAAACTTGGCAATAAACCTAACTGTTTCCTGATGTTTAATCAAGATTACATCTTTTCTTCCCTGCTCACTTAATGGCGGAGCAACTCCATTCCTGTCAAGCACAAAAAATTGCACATCGTGAATATGAAAAGGATGAGCAATAGCTGATTGATTAAAAATACTCCAAATCTCTATGTTATTCAAAGGTATCGTATAATTAATTACTTCCATATTAAAACTTTCTCCGTTGATATGAAACAAACCGTTGAGTTGACTTGATCCCATAGATTCAGGTGTAAAAGTAAGTGACCTTGTAATAACTGCTTCAGATTCAGGAATAGGGACAACACTAACTAAATTGGAAGGGATAGTGTTTACAGGATTTGCGGTTTGTGCAATTACTGTAAATTGCATTAAATTGTAATCAGCACCATTGATAGGGTTTGGTTCATATCCATCTAAGGTCATCATTGTCATATGTCCAGGATAGCTTGCTCCATAAATTCCATTTGGTAACTCCGAAGCATAACTTTTTAATTCCATAGTTTGCCCTTGCATATTGTTGAAATCAATAAGAATCTCTACTCTTGCACCTGGAGGTAGCTCAAGACGTGTTAGTGTAATAGCACTACTTAATAAACCACCATCTGATCCAATCTGATAAAATTCTGTATTATTTGACAAACCAATATTCAAAACCCTTTGAGATGTACCGTTGAGTAATCTAAACCTGACCACCTGTGCAGGAACATCCAGATTTGCATCTATGGTTGCATTAACCATTACAATATCATCATTATTTGAAGGTACGATAACTTGATTATTACTATCAAAATCTTTTGTCTGAATAGCTAATGGAAAATCATCAACTCCATAAGTCCTTGGGAGTACCAATGCTGCTTCTTCCGAATCGCGAACCAATACAAAACCGGCAATTCCCTTAGACACATGTTCATTTGTTCTCATGTGCAGGTGGGGATGATACCAATAGGTGCCGGCTTTATCCAAAACTGTAAATATGGGATTCCATATTGCATTTGGGAGTATTATTGAATGAGGACCACCATCATTTTCGGGAGCTACATGCATTCCATGCCAGTGAATGGTAGTAGTATCTCCAAGCTGATTATTAATACTAATATTTACTTCATCACCTTTATTCATGATCAATGTTGGACCAAGAATGTTTCCATTAACACCCATGGTTTGCGTAATGTCGCCAACAAGAAATTGGTGTGTGCCATTTTGTAGAGTAAGGTTGAATTGTGTCCCTGAAATTGTATCCGGAATAATTAATTGATTTTGGGCGAGCAATACACCCGACATTAAAGTAAGAAATATAATTAAAACTGATTTCATCATTTTCATAGTTTATCTATTTAAAAAAAAATAATGTCAAATAACTTAAAAATAATATAATTACTTGCATGAAATAAATGTAAATATTTGTTAATTAAGCATCAATTTTGTGTAATGCCATGAAATTTAATCAATTGTAGTTTTGAAAGATTCAAATTTAAGATGTAGTTTTTAGTCAAGAAACAGATCCATATTATGGTTTGAGAAAGTGATACACCACCTCTAATTCAAGTTTAATTTGGTTTTCTTTAATCGAAAATTTTTGCCACATGTTATAAAGGGGACTTCTAAAAATAGTAAATCTCAAGGCGTAAGAAATTTGCATTTTTAGAGGTTTCCTAAACTTAGAGCAAAGGTTTTGAGAAAACAATTATTCTTTCAAATAGAAATTCTTTCTCTAAAAAACTCAAAACTTTAGCTTGACAATCATTTTACTTAACAAACTTCACAAACATTTAAAACTTTCAACTTTTCAAACTTTCAACTTATCTTTGCCAAAATGGAATGGTACATTATTTTAGCCTTAATTGGAGCCGGATTTTTGGCTGGTTTTATCAATACGCTTGCTGGCAGCGGTTCTTTAATTTCTTTACCACTTTTAATGTTTCTCGGATTGCCTGCAAATGTTGCAAACGGTACGAATAGAATTGCAATTCTACTGCAAAATATTATTGGAGTTGGCAGTTTTAAACAACAAAAAGTTCTGAATTTCAAACAGGGAATTTGGTTAGCAATTCCTGCAATTGTTGGTTCAATAATAGGTGCCCAATTTGCGATTTCACTTAGTGAGGAAATCATGAGCAGAACAATCGGTATTTTGCTGATTGTTATGTTTTTGCTAATTGTCTTTAAACCAGATATTTGGATTAAAGGGCAAGCAGGTATAATGGAAAAGAAACCCGGATTTTTACAGATCGTAGTTTTCTTTTTTATAGGAATTTATGGCGGATTTATCCAGGCCGGTGTTGGTTTTTTCCTTTTGGCCGGATTAGTAATGGCTGCCGGTTTCGACCTTGTAAGAGCAAATGCCGTCAAATTATTTATAGTTCTACTTTATACACCTTTTGCATTGTTTGTTTTTATAATTAATAGTCAGGTAGATTACAAATACGGATTTATTCTTGCAGCAGGAAATATGCTTGGAGCATTTGTTGCATCAAGGTTTGCTGTAAGCTGGGGACCAAAATTTATTCGATATGTTTTGTTGGTGATAATTTTTTTGGCAGCTACGAAACTCATTTTTTTCTAAGAAGTGTTTAAATTCAAATTTAGAATTGCAGATTTGTGTTGCTTTAATCAGTTATTTACTATTGGAATTAATTAAACGAACTATAGTTTTTTCAAACTTGTCAGAGCAAAAAAAAATTAACAATTTAAAAAAATGTTATATTGCATGATTTATTGTAAAATGAATTTTTGTTATAATTGGTAATTATGTTGATGTATAAAGAAGTATTTATTGGCAAACATGAAGACAAAAATTTCACATGTTTTGTTTTTGTAGTAAGACAAATTTTATAGATTTTTTTGGTTTTAAATCACAAGAAGTAATTCAGTATAAATAAACATTTAAAATTGATAGATATGAAAAAAAGAACGAATGCTATGGTAAAAAAATATGCAATTATCACTATGCTTGGTATTACTGTCTCTTTCTTTATAGGAAATTCATTGAATGCACAGGAACGGAAAATAAACATATCCGGCTTTAGTGAATTTACTTATGAAATGGCGGCAGGAGACGTAGTCGATGAGGAAGCTGCAGAGGTTTATGATGAGTTTGGACTAATCAAAGAATATTCCGAAGAAAGGAACTCTTTACATTTTCCTGGTATCGGTCTCGTATTTTCAACCGACTTATACGAAGAAAAACTTACTTTTTTAACCGAAATCAATTTTCGAACTAAGTATAGCCGATTAGATCTTGGCCTTGAAAGAGCTTTTATGAATTATCAAATCAATAATGCTTTCAATATTCAAACAGGAATTTTTTCTACTCCTATTGGATATCTGAATCGAAAAGTAAGGACGCATGGTTTTCTGAGTAATTCAGTAAGGACAAGGGATATGGTAAACCTTCAGTATGGACTGATACTAACCAGAATTTATGGAATCAAATTTCATGGCTCATTCGAAAACGACAATGGACAGGCAATTAAGTACGAAGTCGCCATTGGAAGCGGAAGAGGAATTACACCTGAACAATCTCCCTTCGAGATTGATATATATGAAGATAATGAAAGCAGTATGAGTCTGTCAGGTGTTCTTGAATTTT
This window encodes:
- a CDS encoding multicopper oxidase domain-containing protein, whose protein sequence is MKMMKSVLIIFLTLMSGVLLAQNQLIIPDTISGTQFNLTLQNGTHQFLVGDITQTMGVNGNILGPTLIMNKGDEVNISINNQLGDTTTIHWHGMHVAPENDGGPHSIILPNAIWNPIFTVLDKAGTYWYHPHLHMRTNEHVSKGIAGFVLVRDSEEAALVLPRTYGVDDFPLAIQTKDFDSNNQVIVPSNNDDIVMVNATIDANLDVPAQVVRFRLLNGTSQRVLNIGLSNNTEFYQIGSDGGLLSSAITLTRLELPPGARVEILIDFNNMQGQTMELKSYASELPNGIYGASYPGHMTMMTLDGYEPNPINGADYNLMQFTVIAQTANPVNTIPSNLVSVVPIPESEAVITRSLTFTPESMGSSQLNGLFHINGESFNMEVINYTIPLNNIEIWSIFNQSAIAHPFHIHDVQFFVLDRNGVAPPLSEQGRKDVILIKHQETVRFIAKFDDFANTEIPYMYHCHMLVHEDGGMMGQFLVVDSSNTNISNNLARENGIQIYPNPANEQDVFIKSENQISYYEIFNTSGLLIKKQEFNNLVYNAKIETKFLPAGVYILKINVDGIIFTDKLINY
- a CDS encoding sulfite exporter TauE/SafE family protein, whose amino-acid sequence is MEWYIILALIGAGFLAGFINTLAGSGSLISLPLLMFLGLPANVANGTNRIAILLQNIIGVGSFKQQKVLNFKQGIWLAIPAIVGSIIGAQFAISLSEEIMSRTIGILLIVMFLLIVFKPDIWIKGQAGIMEKKPGFLQIVVFFFIGIYGGFIQAGVGFFLLAGLVMAAGFDLVRANAVKLFIVLLYTPFALFVFIINSQVDYKYGFILAAGNMLGAFVASRFAVSWGPKFIRYVLLVIIFLAATKLIFF
- a CDS encoding T9SS type A sorting domain-containing protein; amino-acid sequence: MRKKFNFIFTTLIVLLVSTVSHSQGDTTKILFIGNSFSFFNNMPTTFGELATEAGKTVFVDQSTPGGYTLQQHSVYQQTLDKINSKDWDFVVLQEQSQLPSWYPERETQMYPYAILLDELIHQNNLCTETMFFMTWGHKNGDLGILQQGGTDSYEAMQQRLREGYTEIADSLSALISPVGMAWKTARQQLPLLNLYATDDYHPNAEGSYLAACVFYSSIFQDSLNSIPYYGTINQADAENFQAIATSTVLDSLPEWNITLGSVKICPNEDFVLTPDLGFRILSSSGNGILSPEFYTPSIDDIFNGGFTLGINTNNLCPSQSRDLFVEILETQNVISSFNFVINDLDVVFTDSSTNSFDYFWDFGDGSTSNLQNPEHSYASEGNYIVTQIVTDSCEAVFDTSIVEISIILQTLREDAKIIDFQIFPNPTNSYIFIESNFKINELSICEISSGKILLQKHYEKSKISLNLNSLDKSIYFLKIETDEGMFTKKIVKM